One region of Carya illinoinensis cultivar Pawnee chromosome 8, C.illinoinensisPawnee_v1, whole genome shotgun sequence genomic DNA includes:
- the LOC122274741 gene encoding mitochondrial outer membrane import complex protein METAXIN-like isoform X2, with protein MEEGVNSERDEYTLVARKPGFGLPTACPSCLPVYIYLKFAQLPFLLDFNCTYPDSDQIPYIESGDYVAYNNENGGVIESLKKDGIVDLDSEFCSLPEWISTKAMVSSWLEDALMYELWVDGTSAEKIYYNDLPWLIGKVLFLKQVHSVKQCLGITKDNDEQKEEEIYKRANIVYGALSTRLGEQNFFFENRPSSVDAIFLAHALLTLKALPETSVLRTKLLEHGNLVKYAEKLELELIEAGSSSSSVPSFQTDPPTSSSRRGPPNWSKMLFTSRFKAQEQTQKAKD; from the exons ATGGAGGAGGGAGTGAATAGCGAGAGAGACGAATACACTCTGGTTGCAAGGAAGCCCGGTTTTGGTCTCCCCACCGCATGCCCTTCATGCCTACCTGTTTACATCTACCTCAAATTTGCTCAGCTCCCCTTCCTTTTGGATTTCAACTGTACCTACCCCGACTCTG ATCAAATTCCTTACATTGAGTCTGGTGATTATGTGGCCTATAATAATGAGAATGGTGGGGtgattgaaagtttaaaaaaggaTGGTATTGTTGATTTGGACTCCGAGTTCTGCTCATTACCAGAATGGATATCAACAAAAGCAATGGTTAGTTCTTGGCTTGAAGATGCACTTATGTATGAACTTTGGGTGGATGGGACTTCTGCTGAGAAGATCTATTATAATGATCTTCCATGGCTGATAGGAAAGGTTCTGTTCTTGAAGCAAGTCCACTCTGTTAAGCAGTGCCTTGGAATAACTAAGGACAATGACGAGCAAAAGGAAGAAGAG ATTTACAAGAGAGCAAATATTGTGTATGGAGCTCTGTCAACTAGGTTAGGCGAGCAGAACTTTTTTTTTGAGAACAG GCCATCTAGCGTGGATGCAATTTTTCTTGCGCATGCACTTTTGACTCTTAAAGCATTACCC GAAACATCAGTGCTGCGGACCAAACTCTTAGAGCATGGTAATCTTGTAAAGTATGCTGAAAAGCTCGAGTTAGAGTTGATAGAGGCtggttcttcatcttcttcagtcCCGTCCTTTCAGACAGACCCACCAACATCATCTTCAAGAAGGGGTCCTCCAAACTGGAGTAAGATGCTTTTCACTTCTag GTTCAAAGCCCAGGAGCAAACCCAAAAGGCAAAAGACTGA
- the LOC122274741 gene encoding mitochondrial outer membrane import complex protein METAXIN-like isoform X1, translating to MEEGVNSERDEYTLVARKPGFGLPTACPSCLPVYIYLKFAQLPFLLDFNCTYPDSDQIPYIESGDYVAYNNENGGVIESLKKDGIVDLDSEFCSLPEWISTKAMVSSWLEDALMYELWVDGTSAEKIYYNDLPWLIGKVLFLKQVHSVKQCLGITKDNDEQKEEEIYKRANIVYGALSTRLGEQNFFFENRPSSVDAIFLAHALLTLKALPETSVLRTKLLEHGNLVKYAEKLELELIEAGSSSSSVPSFQTDPPTSSSRRGPPNWSSKPRSKPKRQKTEEDKTFRRRAKYFLATQLVAVLLFFSFISRSDEEMEIDEDEGYVYDD from the exons ATGGAGGAGGGAGTGAATAGCGAGAGAGACGAATACACTCTGGTTGCAAGGAAGCCCGGTTTTGGTCTCCCCACCGCATGCCCTTCATGCCTACCTGTTTACATCTACCTCAAATTTGCTCAGCTCCCCTTCCTTTTGGATTTCAACTGTACCTACCCCGACTCTG ATCAAATTCCTTACATTGAGTCTGGTGATTATGTGGCCTATAATAATGAGAATGGTGGGGtgattgaaagtttaaaaaaggaTGGTATTGTTGATTTGGACTCCGAGTTCTGCTCATTACCAGAATGGATATCAACAAAAGCAATGGTTAGTTCTTGGCTTGAAGATGCACTTATGTATGAACTTTGGGTGGATGGGACTTCTGCTGAGAAGATCTATTATAATGATCTTCCATGGCTGATAGGAAAGGTTCTGTTCTTGAAGCAAGTCCACTCTGTTAAGCAGTGCCTTGGAATAACTAAGGACAATGACGAGCAAAAGGAAGAAGAG ATTTACAAGAGAGCAAATATTGTGTATGGAGCTCTGTCAACTAGGTTAGGCGAGCAGAACTTTTTTTTTGAGAACAG GCCATCTAGCGTGGATGCAATTTTTCTTGCGCATGCACTTTTGACTCTTAAAGCATTACCC GAAACATCAGTGCTGCGGACCAAACTCTTAGAGCATGGTAATCTTGTAAAGTATGCTGAAAAGCTCGAGTTAGAGTTGATAGAGGCtggttcttcatcttcttcagtcCCGTCCTTTCAGACAGACCCACCAACATCATCTTCAAGAAGGGGTCCTCCAAACTGGA GTTCAAAGCCCAGGAGCAAACCCAAAAGGCAAAAGACTGAGGAGGACAAGACTTTCAGAAGAAGGGCCAAATATTTTTTGGCAACACAGCTCGTTGCAGTTCtacttttcttctctttcataAGTAGATCTGATGAGGAAATGGAGATTGATGAAGATGAAGGGTATGTTTATGATGACTGA
- the LOC122317873 gene encoding 2-methoxy-6-polyprenyl-1,4-benzoquinol methylase, mitochondrial isoform X2, whose product MVGNVFSNVASNYDLMNDLMSAGLHRLWKDRLVSKLNPFPGMKHLDVAGGTGDVAFRILEIINSVKHRAMQDVLEDNLHEETRIFVCDINPNMLNVGKKRALERGFGEEKSLIWVEGDAEALTFEDNSMDGYTIAFGIRNVTHIEKVLAEAYRVLKRGGRFLCLELSHVEVPIFKEFYDYYSFSIIPAIGELVAGDRDSYQYLVESIRRFPPQETFASMIADAGFQKVEYENLVGGVVSIHSGLKL is encoded by the exons ATGGTTGGTAATGTCTTCAGCAATGTTGCTTCAAACTATGATCTCATGAATGACTTGATGAGTGCTGGATTACACAGATTATGGAAGGATAG GCTGGTTTCCAAACTGAATCCATTTCCTGGAATGAAGCATCTGGATGTGGCTGGTGGGACAG GGGATGTAGCTTTCCGGATCCTGGAAATCATAAACAGTGTCAAACATAGAGCAATGCAAGATGTTCTTGAAGATAATTTGCATGAAGAAACTCGGATATTTGTATGTGACATCAACCCTAACATGCTAAATGTTGGTAAAAAGCGGGCCTTGGAGAGag GTTTTGGGGAAGAAAAATCCCTGATATGGGTGGAGGGCGACGCAGAAGCCTTAACTTTTGAAGATAATTCAATGGATGGTTACACAATTGCATTTGGGATTAGAAATGTTACACATATAGAGAAAGTTCTTGCTGAAGCCTATAG GGTGCTAAAACGAGGAGGAAGATTCCTTTGCCTTGAACTGAGCCATGTGGAAGTTCCCATTTTTAAGGAATT CTATGATTATTATTCATTCTCCATCATTCCAGCCATAGGAGAGCTTGTTGCAGGTGATCGCGATTCATATCAATACTTAGTTGAGAGTATTCGCCGTTTTCCCCCTCAG GAGACATTTGCTTCAATGATTGCTGATGCAGGATTTCAGAAAGTTGAGTACGAAAATCTTGTAGGAGGAGTGGTTTCCATCCATTCAGGGTTGAAGCTTTGA
- the LOC122274228 gene encoding 60S acidic ribosomal protein P3, with product MGVFTFVCRSSGDEWTGKSLSGELEASAPSTFDLQRKLVQTALCADSSGGVQSSFSLVTPTSAVFQVIIGGASGGAFIGGGGAVAAASGGAAPAAEAEKEEKKEEKEEESDDDLGLSLFD from the exons ATGGGAGTTTTCACGTTCGTGTGCAGGAGCTCCGGCGATGAGTGGACCGGTAAATCTCTCTCTGGGGAGCTCGAGGCCTCGGCTCCCTCCACCTTCGACCTCCAGAGGAAGCTCGTCCAGACTGCTCTCTGCGCTGACTCTTCTGGTGGGGTCCAGTCCTCCTTCTCCCTCGTTACCCCTACCTCCGCCGTATTCCAg GTGATTATTGGTGGTGCTTCCGGTGGTGCTTTCATTGGAGGTGGCGGAGCAGTTGCTGCAGCATCTGGAGGTGCAGCTCCGGCCGCTGAAGCAgagaaggaagagaagaaagaagagaaggaagaagagagtGATGATGACTTGGGATTATCACTCTTTGATTAG
- the LOC122274742 gene encoding 18S rRNA (guanine-N(7))-methyltransferase RID2 produces MSSRPEVQAPPEIFYDDVEARKYTSSSRIMEIQAKLSERALELLALPDDGLPRLLLDIGCGSGLSGETLSENGHQWFGLDISQSMLDVALEREVEGDLLLGDMGQGLGLRPGVIDGAISISAVQWLCNADRTSHDPRLRLKAFFGSLYRCLARGARAVFQLYPENLAQRELILSFAMRAGFAGGMVVDFPHSTKRRKEYLVLTCGPPSISTSVPKGKGEDGESCSEDESSDDEAEQTVCISDRHRPRKKQKLTRKGKGREWILRKKEQKRRRGDEVPLDTKYTARKRKPRF; encoded by the exons ATGTCGTCGAGGCCTGAGGTTCAAGCGCCCCCTGAGATATTCTATGACGATGTTGAGGCTCGGAAGTACACCTCCTCTTCTCGCATAATGGAAATTCAG GCTAAGTTGTCAGAGAGAGCATTGGAGCTTCTTGCTTTGCCTGATGATGGACTGCCCAGATTGCTCCTTGACATTG GTTGCGGATCAGGACTTAGTGGGGAGACTCTCTCTGAGAATGGACACCAATGGTTTGGTTTAGATATTTCACAGTCGATGCTTG ATGTTGCATTGGAGCGGGAGGTAGAGGGTGACCTTCTACTTGGTGACATGGGACAG GGCCTGGGACTTCGTCCTGGGGTAATTGATGGGGCCATCAGTATCTCTGCTGTTCAG TGGTTATGCAATGCTGACAGGACCTCTCACGATCCACGACTAAGATTGAA GGCTTTCTTTGGATCATTATACAGATGCTTAGCCAGGGGGGCCAGAGCAGTGTTTCAATTATATCCTGAAAATCTAGCCCAGCGTGAATTGATTTTGAGTTTTGCAATGCGTGCTGGATTTGCTGGTGGTATGGTTGTGGATTTTCCACACAG TactaagagaagaaaagaatacCTTGTCCTCACTTGCGGTCCACCATCTATAAGCACATCTGTTCCGAAGGGAAAAGGTGAAGATGGGGAGAGTTGCTCTGAGGATGAGAGCAGTGATGATGAAGCAGAACAGACA GTCTGTATCTCAGACAGACACAGACccaggaaaaaacaaaaattaaccaggaaagggaaagggagagaatggaTACTGAGGAAGAAAGAACAAAAGAGGAGAAGAGGAGATGAGGTACCTCTGGATACAAAATACACAGCCCGAAAACGAAAGCCTCGCTTCTGA
- the LOC122317873 gene encoding 2-methoxy-6-polyprenyl-1,4-benzoquinol methylase, mitochondrial isoform X1, with protein MALRMVTRKFRSKLLPMFSSSLLHSHATSFGFKEVHEEEKSRMVGNVFSNVASNYDLMNDLMSAGLHRLWKDRLVSKLNPFPGMKHLDVAGGTGDVAFRILEIINSVKHRAMQDVLEDNLHEETRIFVCDINPNMLNVGKKRALERGFGEEKSLIWVEGDAEALTFEDNSMDGYTIAFGIRNVTHIEKVLAEAYRVLKRGGRFLCLELSHVEVPIFKEFYDYYSFSIIPAIGELVAGDRDSYQYLVESIRRFPPQETFASMIADAGFQKVEYENLVGGVVSIHSGLKL; from the exons atggCCTTGAGAATGGTGACTAGAAAGTTCAGAAGCAAACTGTTGCCCATGTTCTCTTCTTCTCTACTGCATTCGCATGCCACCAGTTTTG GATTTAAAGAAGtacatgaagaagaaaaaagtcgCATGGTTGGTAATGTCTTCAGCAATGTTGCTTCAAACTATGATCTCATGAATGACTTGATGAGTGCTGGATTACACAGATTATGGAAGGATAG GCTGGTTTCCAAACTGAATCCATTTCCTGGAATGAAGCATCTGGATGTGGCTGGTGGGACAG GGGATGTAGCTTTCCGGATCCTGGAAATCATAAACAGTGTCAAACATAGAGCAATGCAAGATGTTCTTGAAGATAATTTGCATGAAGAAACTCGGATATTTGTATGTGACATCAACCCTAACATGCTAAATGTTGGTAAAAAGCGGGCCTTGGAGAGag GTTTTGGGGAAGAAAAATCCCTGATATGGGTGGAGGGCGACGCAGAAGCCTTAACTTTTGAAGATAATTCAATGGATGGTTACACAATTGCATTTGGGATTAGAAATGTTACACATATAGAGAAAGTTCTTGCTGAAGCCTATAG GGTGCTAAAACGAGGAGGAAGATTCCTTTGCCTTGAACTGAGCCATGTGGAAGTTCCCATTTTTAAGGAATT CTATGATTATTATTCATTCTCCATCATTCCAGCCATAGGAGAGCTTGTTGCAGGTGATCGCGATTCATATCAATACTTAGTTGAGAGTATTCGCCGTTTTCCCCCTCAG GAGACATTTGCTTCAATGATTGCTGATGCAGGATTTCAGAAAGTTGAGTACGAAAATCTTGTAGGAGGAGTGGTTTCCATCCATTCAGGGTTGAAGCTTTGA
- the LOC122274740 gene encoding pumilio homolog 6, chloroplastic-like, whose amino-acid sequence MATESPIRISETSGKWPSHQEAATFAASSASMAAEELGLLLKGHRFHGRGRDVVPNRSGSAPPSMEGSFLSINNLFSQQTFNSNASLASLNSAIQNHDSNDSKEELRADLAYLANLNPRLPPPLISSENHGTMRHIGFGNNWPLTSVDDSGNGSLHMSHGTLSTQYEECEDDQSPQKPSDDWVDETSEFWSVQELGSLASRHRNVVDLIQEDFPRTPSPVYSQPNLLNHGVVEEAVERNVDSSSLNDSIINTSKGVTSTLVADDRRAPSSSDHLDGTVPSSASPDHSGIGDVNDFDITSIESEIKDLNISNLPIPESRKNQQQWQYSSQNSLSQHQVHEQQSNLSQFPKGKSQAISQGQNCTYIGMNQFLQNPSKFTAEVQPVLRSSGFTPPLYATAAAYMTSANPFYTNLQAPGLYSPQYVGGYPLSPSVVPPYVAGYPPHGAVPLVVDGTAGPSYTAQTSGVSAGGNMAHGADMQNLSKFYGQFGFPLQPSFGDPMYMQYHQQPYGEAYSGISGQFDPLVSRGSVDLGSRVRALDLQKGSNIASYLDDHKFHQINGGLSNLNPRRGGMMSSNYYGSQPNMGFLMQYPNSPLASPVLPGSPVGGIGVPGGRNEMRFTPGSSRNAGIYPAWQGPRGFESFDDPKIYNFLEELKSGKGRRFELSDIVGHIVEFSADQHGSRFIQQKLENCSVEDKASVFKEVLPHASKLMTDVFGNYVIQKFFEYGSPDQRKELANQLTGKVLPLSLQMYGCRVIQKALEVIELEQKAQLVRELDGHVIRCVRDQNGNHVIQKCIESIPTEKIGFIISAFGGQVAALSMHPYGCRVIQRVLEHCTDDLQCQFIVDEILESICTLAQDQYGNYVTQHVLERGKPHERSQIMTKLSGHILQLSQHKFASNVIEKCLEYGGPTERELLIGEIFGHDEGTDNLLTMMKDQFANYVVQKILEICSDNQRAILLSHVRVHAQALKKYTYGKHIVARFEQQFGEENPISES is encoded by the exons ATGGCAACGGAAAGTCCGATCAGAATTTCAGAAACTAGCGGGAAATGGCCCTCCCATCAGGAGGCTGCAACCTTTGCGGCGTCATCTGCTAGCATGGCAGCAGAGGAGTTGGGGTTGCTTCTGAAGGGCCATAGGTTTCATGGCAGGGGTAGGGATGTGGTCCCGAATCGAAGTGGAAGTGCTCCGCCAAGCATGGAAGGTTCATTTTTGTCCATTAATAACCTTTTTTCCCAGCAGACTTTTAACTCGAATGCAAGCTTGGCAAGTCTAAACAGTGCTATTCAGAACCATGACTCTAATGACTCTAAAGAAGAACTGCGTGCTGATCTAGCTTATTTGGCTAACCTAAACCCTAGGCTTCCCCCTCCACTCATCTCATCAGAGAATCACGGCACCATGCGCCACATCGGTTTTGGCAACAACTGGCCATTGACTTCTGTTGATGATAGTGGCAATGGTTCTCTGCATATGTCTCACGGAACCCTTTCTACCCAATATGAAGAGTGTGAAGATGATCAGTCACCCCAAAAGCCTTCTGATGATTGGGTAGATGAGACAAGTGAGTTTTGGTCTGTGCAGGAGTTGGGTTCATTGGCAAGTCGACACAGAAATGTAGTGGATTTAATACAG GAAGATTTTCCCCGTACTCCATCTCCTGTATATAGTCAGCCTAATTTGTTAAACCATGGAGTGGTAGAGGAAGCTGTTGAGCGCAATGTTGATTCCAGTTCCCTTAATGATTCTATTATCAATACATCAAAAGGCGTCACATCTACTCTTGTTGCCGACGATAGAAGGGCACCATCAAGTTCTGATCATTTGGATGGCACTGTTCCAAGTTCAGCATCTCCTGATCATTCAGGAATTGGCGATGTAAATGATTTTGACATCACTAGTATTGAATCTGAAATAAAGGATCTTAATATATCTAACCTTCCAATTCCAGAAAGTCGAAAGAATCAACAACAATGGCAATATAGCAGCCAGAATAGTTTGTCGCAACACCAGGTACATGAACAACAAAGCAATTTATCTCAATTTCCGAAGGGTAAGTCTCAGGCGATATCTCAAGGTCAAAACTGCACATACATTGGTATGAATCAGTTTCTCCAAAATCCCAGCAAGTTTACGGCAGAGGTACAACCAGTACTACGGTCATCTGGGTTCACTCCTCCACTGTATGCAACTGCAGCAGCCTACATGACTTCAGCAAATCCTTTCTACACTAATTTGCAGGCCCCAGGCTTATATTCCCCTCAATATGTAGGTGGATATCCTTTGAGTCCCTCAGTTGTTCCTCCATATGTTGCTGGGTACCCTCCTCATGGCGCTGTTCCTCTTGTTGTTGATGGAACTGCTGGTCCAAGCTATACTGCTCAAACTTCTGGGGTTTCAGCTGGGGGAAACATGGCACATGGAGCTGACATGCAAAATTTAAGTAAGTTCTATGGACAGTTTGGTTTTCCACTACAACCTTCTTTTGGTGATCCTATGTATATGCAATACCATCAACAGCCTTATGGTGAGGCATATAGTGGTATTTCTGGGCAGTTTGATCCGTTGGTATCTAGAGGTAGTGTTGATCTTGGGAGCCGTGTTAGGGCTCTTGATTTGCAGAAGGGATCCAACATTGCTAGTTATTTAGATGATCACAAATTCCATCAGATAAATGGAGGCCTGAGTAATTTAAACCCAAGAAGAGGGGGGATGATGAGTTCTAATTATTATGGAAGCCAACCAAACATGGGTTTTCTGATGCAGTACCCGAACTCGCCCCTTGCTAGTCCAGTTTTACCCGGATCGCCAGTTGGTGGAATTGGTGTTCCTGGGGgcagaaatgaaatgagatttaCTCCAGGTTCCAGTAGAAATGCTGGCATATATCCCGCATGGCAAGGTCCAAGAGGCTTCGAGAGTTTTGATGAccctaaaatatataattttcttgaaGAGTTGAAATCAGGCAAAGGTCGCAGATTTGAGCTGTCTGATATCGTAGGACATATTGTTGAATTCAG TGCTGATCAACATGGGAGTCGATTTATTCAGCAGAAGTTGGAAAATTGTAGTGTTGAAGATAAGGCGTCTGTATTTAAAGAAGTTCTCCCACATGCTTCCAAACTAATGACTGATGTTTTTGGTAACTATGTTATTCAGAAG TTTTTTGAGTATGGAAGCCCTGATCAGAGGAAGGAACTTGCAAATCAACTTACAGGCAAGGTATTACCTTTAAGTCTGCAGATGTACGGCTGTCGTGTAATTCAAAAG GCACTTGAAGTTATTGAGCTTGAACAGAAAGCACAGCTTGTTCGAGAGCTGGATGGACACGTTATAAGATGTGTTCGTGACCAAAATGGGAATCACGTGATACAAAAGTGCATTGAGAGCATTCCAACAGAGAAAATCGGGTTTATCATATCTGCTTTTGGGGGCCAAGTTGCGGCACTTTCTATGCATCCTTATGGTTGCCGTGTCATACAG AGAGTTCTAGAGCATTGTACTGATGACCTGCAATGTCAGTTTATTGTGGATGAGATCTTGGAGTCTATTTGTACTCTTGCTCAGGACCAGTATGGAAATTATGTAACCCAG caTGTATTGGAGAGGGGAAAGCCTCATGAAAGAAGTCAAATTATGACCAAGCTCTCAGGGCATATTCTTCAACTGAGCCAGCATAAATTTGCTTCAAATGtcattgaaaaatgtttggagTATGGTGGCCCCACTGAACGAGAACTGTTAATTGGAGAAATCTTTGGGCATGATGAAGGAACTGATAATTTATTG acaATGATGAAGGACCAATTTGCAAATTACGTGGTTCAGAAGATTCTTGAAATATGTTCTGATAACCAGCGGGCCATATTGCTTAGTCATGTAAGAGTTCATGCTCAGGCTTTGAAGAAATACACTTATGGGAAACACATTGTTGCTCGATTTGAACAGCAATTCGGAGAAG AAAATCCTATATCTGAATCCTGA